The Blastocatellia bacterium genome includes a window with the following:
- the yidD gene encoding membrane protein insertion efficiency factor YidD — protein MKVVLIALIRGYQMVISPMLPPACRFTPTCSAYTLEAVRRYGALRGAYMGVRRLLRCHPFHPGGYDPVK, from the coding sequence GTGAAAGTAGTCTTAATCGCTTTAATTCGCGGCTATCAAATGGTCATCTCGCCGATGCTCCCGCCGGCTTGCAGGTTCACGCCCACTTGCTCTGCGTACACTCTCGAAGCGGTTCGCCGCTACGGCGCGCTGCGCGGCGCTTACATGGGCGTGCGCCGGCTGCTGCGGTGCCATCCGTTTCATCCCGGCGGCTACGACCCGGTGAAATAA
- the rpmH gene encoding 50S ribosomal protein L34: MPKRTFQPNNRRRAKTHGFRVRMSTKGGQLVLKRRRAKGRKRLTPAHY; the protein is encoded by the coding sequence ATGCCGAAGAGAACTTTTCAACCGAACAATCGCCGCCGCGCCAAGACGCACGGCTTCCGCGTCCGCATGAGCACGAAGGGCGGCCAGCTCGTCCTCAAACGCCGCCGCGCCAAAGGGCGCAAGCGTTTAACGCCGGCGCACTACTAA
- the rnpA gene encoding ribonuclease P protein component: MKFSKSDRILKRDEFRRVYEQGRKLHGRYFTAFVLPSQSERPRLGITTTRKIGNAVERNRARRLLREAFRKNKWLVPAGVDIVINVKRPLVEAAYGDLEGDFIAFLARAGQQ, encoded by the coding sequence ATGAAGTTTTCCAAGTCAGACCGCATCCTGAAACGCGACGAGTTCCGCCGCGTCTACGAGCAAGGCCGCAAGCTTCATGGCCGCTACTTCACGGCGTTCGTTCTGCCGAGCCAGAGCGAGCGTCCGCGCCTCGGGATTACGACGACGCGCAAGATCGGCAACGCGGTTGAGCGCAATCGCGCCCGGCGACTGCTGCGCGAGGCGTTCAGAAAAAACAAATGGCTTGTCCCTGCGGGAGTTGATATAGTCATTAACGTCAAGCGGCCATTGGTCGAGGCGGCTTATGGCGATCTGGAAGGCGACTTTATCGCCTTTCTGGCGAGGGCGGGACAGCAGTGA
- a CDS encoding tetratricopeptide repeat protein, whose protein sequence is MLNKVCAALLLVALMIATAEASDWERGVALYNKGDYAAALAEFQDLITDRPDAAGAWYYIGLCEYKLKHYDRVETPMTRALDLLDVQAPASAEIAGAWYTIGISHYLAGRYEKAIEPLKRYVELNTNAKREVDAAARMALGRAYYELARFDEAEAAFAAASSKGGTSEKTKDAGVSYYYLGAIYFKREDDDRAIAALREALKANPEEIAAADLLAESLIRKARKTNANALWQEAAEVGEKLRALRDDEKTAGVLGRAYFSLRQFDKAVAPLERIARANTDNGQAWLFYGIALSRSGQLRKAMEALEITIQLLPDSVAALSELGYVYESDKQYQQALRIYEKAFAATGDPAIKTSVERVRALASQRP, encoded by the coding sequence ATGCTTAACAAGGTGTGCGCGGCACTATTATTGGTGGCGCTGATGATTGCTACCGCCGAGGCTTCGGATTGGGAGCGCGGCGTCGCGCTTTATAACAAAGGCGACTATGCGGCGGCGCTCGCCGAGTTTCAAGACCTGATCACCGACCGCCCAGACGCCGCAGGGGCGTGGTATTACATCGGCCTCTGCGAGTATAAGCTGAAGCATTACGACCGCGTCGAAACGCCGATGACGCGCGCCCTCGACCTTCTCGATGTGCAGGCGCCGGCAAGCGCCGAGATCGCCGGCGCGTGGTACACCATAGGCATCTCGCACTACCTGGCGGGGCGTTACGAAAAGGCCATCGAACCGCTCAAGCGTTACGTCGAGCTGAACACCAACGCCAAGCGCGAGGTGGATGCCGCCGCGCGCATGGCGCTCGGGCGAGCTTACTATGAGCTGGCTCGCTTTGATGAAGCGGAGGCAGCGTTCGCGGCGGCGAGCAGCAAGGGCGGTACCTCGGAAAAGACAAAAGACGCCGGTGTGAGCTATTACTATCTCGGCGCGATCTACTTCAAGCGCGAAGACGACGACCGCGCCATCGCCGCCTTGCGCGAAGCCCTCAAAGCCAACCCCGAAGAGATCGCGGCTGCCGACTTGTTAGCGGAGAGCCTGATTCGCAAAGCGCGCAAGACCAACGCCAATGCTTTATGGCAAGAGGCGGCGGAAGTCGGCGAAAAGTTGCGCGCCCTGCGTGACGATGAAAAGACGGCGGGGGTTCTGGGCCGCGCCTATTTCAGCCTGCGACAATTTGACAAGGCGGTCGCGCCGCTGGAAAGGATCGCCAGGGCCAACACCGACAACGGGCAGGCGTGGCTCTTTTATGGCATTGCGCTATCGCGCAGCGGCCAGCTGCGCAAGGCGATGGAAGCCCTGGAGATCACCATTCAGTTGTTGCCCGATTCCGTCGCGGCGCTGTCAGAGCTGGGGTATGTCTACGAGAGCGACAAGCAGTATCAGCAGGCATTGCGGATTTACGAGAAGGCGTTTGCGGCGACGGGTGATCCGGCCATTAAAACCAGCGTCGAGCGCGTGCGCGCACTGGCCTCGCAACGGCCCTGA
- a CDS encoding STAS domain-containing protein: MDIKERVVDGVSVLDLSGKIVLGEGDGQIRERIKDLLADGQRKILLNLGDVSYIDSAGLGALISSYTTTKREGGQLKLVSLTKRIQDLLAITKLITVFDTYDAETEAIDSFSSK; this comes from the coding sequence ATGGATATCAAAGAGCGAGTAGTTGATGGGGTGAGCGTACTTGATCTATCGGGCAAGATCGTGCTCGGCGAAGGCGATGGACAGATTCGCGAGCGCATCAAAGACCTGCTGGCTGACGGTCAACGCAAGATTCTGCTGAATCTCGGCGACGTCAGCTACATTGATTCGGCGGGGCTGGGCGCGCTCATCAGCAGCTACACCACGACGAAGCGCGAGGGCGGGCAGTTGAAGCTCGTCAGCCTGACCAAGCGCATTCAAGATTTGCTGGCGATCACCAAGCTCATCACCGTCTTCGATACCTATGACGCGGAAACCGAGGCGATTGATTCGTTCTCGTCAAAGTAA